A genomic window from Gossypium hirsutum isolate 1008001.06 chromosome D12, Gossypium_hirsutum_v2.1, whole genome shotgun sequence includes:
- the LOC107946627 gene encoding calcium-dependent mitochondrial ATP-magnesium/phosphate carrier protein 2, with product MPGAAGQGVEHVGLPKMEAKSEAGCSNPVKKKGPVSMDHVLLALRETKEERDLRIRSLFNFFDAANVGFLDYGQIEKGLSALQIPAEYKYANDLLKVCDANRDGRVDYQEFKRYMDDKELELYRIFQAIDVEHNGCILPEELWDALVKAGICIDDEELARFVEHVDKDNNGIITFEEWRDFLLLYPHEATMENIYHHWEKVCLVDIGETAVIPQGISTHVKRSKYFIAGGIAGAASRTATAPLDRLKVVLQVQTTNADILPAVRKILKEDGILGFFRGNGLNVVKVAPESAIKFYAYEMLKTVIGDSRGDKKGDIGASGRLFAGGVAGAVAQCAIYPMDLVKTRLQTCASEGGKPPKLGKLTKDIWVQEGPRAFYKGLVPSLLGIIPYAGIDLTVYETLKDFSRSYILQDSEPGPLVQLGCGTISGALGATCVYPLQVIRTRMQAQRTTSGVAYNGMSDVFWKTFRNEGYRGFYKGLFPNLLKVVPAASITYLVYEAMKKSLELD from the exons ATGCCTGGCGCAGCAGGGCAGGGCGTGGAACATGTAGGCTTGCCTAAAATGGAAGCGAAATCCGAAGCCGGATGTAGCAACCCCGTCAAAAAGAAGGGACCCGTCTCAATGGATCACGTTCTCTTGGCATTACGCGAGACGAAGGAGGAAAGGGATTTAAGGATTCGGAGTTTGTTCAACTTTTTCGATGCAGCCAATGTGGGATTCTTGGATTACGGTCAGATCGAAAAGGGTCTCTCGGCTTTGCAGATTCCGGCCGAGTATAAGTACGCCAACGATCTGTTGAAAGTCTGCGATGCAAACAGAGATGGGCGCGTGGATTATCAAGAGTTTAAAAGGTATATGGATGACAAAGAGCTTGAACTTTATAGGATTTTCCAAGCTATTGATGTGGAGCACAATGGGTGCATTTTGCCTGAGGAGCTTTGGGATGCGCTTGTTAAGGCTG GGATTTGTATCGATGATGAGGAACTTGCACGATTTGTAGAGCATGTTGATAAGGACAACAATGGAATTATAACATTTGAAGAATGGAGAGATTTCCTTCTACTCTATCCTCATGAAGCTACTATGGAGAACATCTATCATCATTGGGAAAAGGTTTGCCTTGTAGATATCGGAGAAACAGCTGTTATTCCCCAGGGCATCAGTACACATGTTAAGAGAAGCAAGTATTTTATTGCAGGAGGAATAGCCGGAGCAGCTTCTCGCACTGCAACTGCTCCTCTCGATCGCCTGAAGGTTGTTTTACAAGTGCAAACTACAAATGCTGATATTCTGCCAGCTGTAAGAAAAATATTGAAGGAAGATGGTATTTTGGGGTTTTTCCGTGGTAATGGGTTAAATGTTGTGAAAGTAGCTCCTGAAAGTGCTATAAAGTTCTATGCCTATGAAATGTTAAAGACTGTAATAGGAGACAGTAGAGGGGATAAGAAGGGTGATATAGGTGCTAGTGGGAGACTTTTTGCTGGTGGAGTAGCCGGTGCTGTGGCACAATGTGCTATCTACCCAATGGATCTCGTAAAAACTCGATTACAGACTTGTGCTTCGGAAGGTGGAAAGCCTCCCAAGCTGGGGAAATTAACTAAGGATATATGGGTTCAAGAGGGTCCTCGAGCATTTTATAAAGGTCTTGTGCCTTCTCTTCTTGGGATTATCCCATATGCTGGCATCGACCTTACCGTCTATGAGACCTTGAAAGATTTTTCGAGGTCATATATTCTTCAAGATAGTG AACCCGGTCCTCTTGTGCAATTAGGCTGTGGAACAATTTCTGGAGCTTTAGGAGCAACCTGTGTTTATCCTTTGCAGGTTATTCGAACGAG AATGCAAGCTCAACGCACTACCTCAGGTGTTGCGTATAATGGAATGTCTGACGTATTTTGGAAAACCTTTCGGAATGAAGGTTATAGAGGTTTTTACAAAGGACTATTTCCTAATCTTCTCAAAGTTGTCCCAGCTGCAAGCATTACATATTTGGTTTATGAGGCTATGAAAAAGAGTCTAGAACTTGACTAG